A section of the Ovis canadensis isolate MfBH-ARS-UI-01 breed Bighorn chromosome 1, ARS-UI_OviCan_v2, whole genome shotgun sequence genome encodes:
- the AKR1A1 gene encoding aldo-keto reductase family 1 member A1 isoform X1, with translation MLVGNPLITVLRNGWCSSGFHSSASFWRTMAASCILLHTGQKMPLIGLGTWKSDPGQVKAAIKYALSVGYRHIDCAAIYGNETEIGEALKENVGPGKLVPREELFVTSKLWNTKHHPEDVEPALRKTLADLQLEYLDLYLMHWPYAFERGDSPFPKNADGTIRYDSTHYKETWRALEALVAKGLVRALGLSNFNSRQIDDVLSVASVRPAVLQVECHPYLAQNELIAHCQARGLEVTAYSPLGSSDRAWRDPEEPVLLKEPVVLALAEKHGRSPAQILLRWQVQRKVSCIPKSVTPSRILENIQVFDFTFSPEEMKQLDALNKNLRFIVPMLTVDGKRVPRDAGHPLYPFNDPY, from the exons ATGCTCGTGGGCAATCCACTCATCACCGTCCTGCGGAACGGATGGTGCAGTTCAGGCTTCCACTCCTCAGCTTCTTTCTGGAG GACAATGGCGGCTTCCTGTATCCTCCTACATACTGGGCAGAAGATGCCCCTGATTGGACTGGGCACCTGGAAGAGCGACCCTGGCCAG GTTAAAGCAGCTATTAAGTATGCCCTCAGTGTAGGCTACCGCCACATTGACTGCGCTGCTATCTATGGCAATGAGACTGAAATCGGGGAAGCCCTGAAGGAGAATGTGGGACCTGGCAAG TTGGTGCCTCGGGAGGAGCTCTTTGTGACTTCCAAGCTGTGGAACACAAAGCACCACCCCGAGGATGTGGAGCCCGCCCTCCGGAAGACACTTGCTGACCTGCAGCTGGAGTATCTGGACCTGTACCTGATGCACTGGCCTTACGCCTTTGA GCGAGGAGACAGCCCCTTCCCTAAGAATGCTGATGGGACTATACGCTATGACTCCACCCACTACAAGGAGACCTGGAGGGCTCTGGAGGCACTCGTGGCTAAGGGGCTGGTGCGGGCTCTGGGCCTGTCCAACTTCAACAGTCGGCAGATTGACGATGTGCTCAGCGTGGCCTCTGTGCGCCCAGCTGTCCTACAG GTGGAATGCCACCCATACCTGGCTCAGAATGAGCTGATTGCCCACTGCCAAGCACGAGGCCTGGAGGTGACTGCTTATAGCCCTCTGGGCTCTTCTGATCGTGCGTGGCGTGATCCTGAGGAGCCTGTCCTGCTTAAGGAGCCAGTGGTCCTGGCACTGGCTGAAAAGCATGGTCGGTCTCCAGCTCAGATCTTGCTCAG GTGGCAGGTCCAGCGGAAAGTGAGCTGCATCCCCAAGAGTGTCACGCCTTCCCGCATCCTTGAGAACATCCAG GTGTTTGACTTCACCTTTAGCCCAGAGGAGATGAAGCAGCTGGATGCCCTGAATAAAAATTTGCGATTCATTGTGCCCATGCTTACG GTGGATGGGAAGAGGGTCCCAAGAGATGCAGGGCACCCTCTGTACCCCTTCAATGACCCATATTAA
- the AKR1A1 gene encoding aldo-keto reductase family 1 member A1 isoform X2 codes for MAASCILLHTGQKMPLIGLGTWKSDPGQVKAAIKYALSVGYRHIDCAAIYGNETEIGEALKENVGPGKLVPREELFVTSKLWNTKHHPEDVEPALRKTLADLQLEYLDLYLMHWPYAFERGDSPFPKNADGTIRYDSTHYKETWRALEALVAKGLVRALGLSNFNSRQIDDVLSVASVRPAVLQVECHPYLAQNELIAHCQARGLEVTAYSPLGSSDRAWRDPEEPVLLKEPVVLALAEKHGRSPAQILLRWQVQRKVSCIPKSVTPSRILENIQVFDFTFSPEEMKQLDALNKNLRFIVPMLTVDGKRVPRDAGHPLYPFNDPY; via the exons ATGGCGGCTTCCTGTATCCTCCTACATACTGGGCAGAAGATGCCCCTGATTGGACTGGGCACCTGGAAGAGCGACCCTGGCCAG GTTAAAGCAGCTATTAAGTATGCCCTCAGTGTAGGCTACCGCCACATTGACTGCGCTGCTATCTATGGCAATGAGACTGAAATCGGGGAAGCCCTGAAGGAGAATGTGGGACCTGGCAAG TTGGTGCCTCGGGAGGAGCTCTTTGTGACTTCCAAGCTGTGGAACACAAAGCACCACCCCGAGGATGTGGAGCCCGCCCTCCGGAAGACACTTGCTGACCTGCAGCTGGAGTATCTGGACCTGTACCTGATGCACTGGCCTTACGCCTTTGA GCGAGGAGACAGCCCCTTCCCTAAGAATGCTGATGGGACTATACGCTATGACTCCACCCACTACAAGGAGACCTGGAGGGCTCTGGAGGCACTCGTGGCTAAGGGGCTGGTGCGGGCTCTGGGCCTGTCCAACTTCAACAGTCGGCAGATTGACGATGTGCTCAGCGTGGCCTCTGTGCGCCCAGCTGTCCTACAG GTGGAATGCCACCCATACCTGGCTCAGAATGAGCTGATTGCCCACTGCCAAGCACGAGGCCTGGAGGTGACTGCTTATAGCCCTCTGGGCTCTTCTGATCGTGCGTGGCGTGATCCTGAGGAGCCTGTCCTGCTTAAGGAGCCAGTGGTCCTGGCACTGGCTGAAAAGCATGGTCGGTCTCCAGCTCAGATCTTGCTCAG GTGGCAGGTCCAGCGGAAAGTGAGCTGCATCCCCAAGAGTGTCACGCCTTCCCGCATCCTTGAGAACATCCAG GTGTTTGACTTCACCTTTAGCCCAGAGGAGATGAAGCAGCTGGATGCCCTGAATAAAAATTTGCGATTCATTGTGCCCATGCTTACG GTGGATGGGAAGAGGGTCCCAAGAGATGCAGGGCACCCTCTGTACCCCTTCAATGACCCATATTAA